The Bacillus solimangrovi genome includes a region encoding these proteins:
- a CDS encoding GNAT family N-acetyltransferase — protein sequence MFPNLESERLVMRELVEDDAQGILNCFSNEDVLRFYGQNPLTDVEQVKKIIKNFAANYKQKQGIKWGIERKGTEGIIGTIGFHDWSSEHRRAEIAYALLPEHWGKGYATEAVSEVISYGFRELNLTRIGAVVFTENHASNKLLTKLGFEQEGVLRNYMYQYNVPYDTNVYALIPEKS from the coding sequence ATGTTTCCTAATTTAGAATCAGAACGGTTAGTCATGAGAGAATTAGTGGAAGACGATGCTCAAGGGATATTGAACTGTTTTTCTAATGAAGATGTCTTACGTTTCTACGGGCAAAATCCACTTACAGATGTAGAACAAGTTAAAAAAATCATTAAGAACTTTGCAGCGAACTATAAGCAAAAGCAGGGAATTAAATGGGGCATTGAAAGAAAAGGAACTGAAGGAATTATCGGAACGATTGGGTTTCATGACTGGTCTTCAGAACATCGTCGAGCAGAAATAGCATATGCGCTATTACCTGAACATTGGGGAAAAGGATATGCGACAGAAGCTGTTTCTGAAGTAATATCATACGGGTTTCGTGAGCTTAATTTAACACGTATCGGAGCAGTCGTTTTTACCGAAAATCATGCATCAAATAAGCTCTTAACAAAATTAGGGTTTGAACAAGAAGGTGTTCTAAGAAACTATATGTATCAATATAACGTTCCATATGATACGAATGTATATGCGCTCATACCTGAAAAGTCGTGA